From the genome of Gallus gallus isolate bGalGal1 chromosome 24, bGalGal1.mat.broiler.GRCg7b, whole genome shotgun sequence, one region includes:
- the LOC101748511 gene encoding uncharacterized protein LOC101748511 isoform X4 → MAFFFILTIFLSFACDDGELQLPHHEDCQSGVHCRRKQNLTNCPAGFFCPEGSTTPVPCPRGTFRSEGAALTPHSCLACPVDFFNPMPGQKACLPCGSEAAQPTEGQETCICLGKGQVFQARDAHCTCPPGYRSSLDGIRHCVRRAYDICRDSASRNQEGRCLTKKEWAHYCSEKVCTIPRDYQGYDKVLGLCICQTDRLENICDSQCRRQQRDILQIICAEENPQLFITYRNGSKTAVLLEELRTVLLGSYFPLKDVCSSEQSKYSHPAYIVKASGRGFLGVYNPDPQLFHNFIMLNKALSLHKNRSSSPAAPVNSDHEEPRSSLVQSLRPSTSTSKSIFSGILNPTTCINANVTIVFIVSKEHYPVYDVNNLYNTNAEFDWGDFRRLAEEIRDVSQTFLFFLFQFQHPGTYVLQLSSNQHKKMYIRVMPLGGQCYEEGPFFPTTPRYAVQVGIARKQDLLLKPDWTAIIGVITGLLTLLVTCVVLTLLCQGLSWSQKGTACPPFRRQQLKHSLDRYSSNIPTVFSIKKYHPWLQNKGSTDADSCSTGGTACSLKKGGVWEPEEQIDLESFNTSVFFELLLRQSRSVTAKLGHFKEEVKTVYRKLTSEISALKNIWIMALNIPEEMESYESTMTESYLKAKQQAEEEMQHRKQLAAEYEEGVNKQMQLLQHDLKCQEEHYVTFNSTLREAVRLAEMLTDKMACKRSPTTWSQPDCKSLLAQIDAASNRMSSLIITESHRLKAWGVLGEGTGAHLLNKAKTKILTKQELVDPNGSARAPDVVSVDPVTGLLTPSPHCAMLLSSQSSGPVPSNHFLHPGTGKVLHVAGNVGYDPIRSGLVCTVDSASGERQKPEIPIFPYIPYPVCPDTGLPVKTKLPVLCPEKIFGLGGLMADPVTDIEVPVLGVTIHPHTGQKLAVGGTYLNPITGTLTPLEIGGPMTEPEGGKIVPILGVGLDGNTGEVIPLGGLTDPSGNLMLLGDSFIEPLSGKIARVQGAHLQQDKVLPHSGSYQAVLEAEWLLSQSRVVDALKKLKASVLEDTCLAADRLAVLKASVEDMKKSFTARFYHAMHCLQSLKKKQEIASNVKSNGGNLGMIKYPGTEMWIPAVFGMKIPDPGGSSLMVPILGIDFDWNSRQPSPLAGTMEDGNGKGLVPIAIGARTISPITGEIGPVIGAQTHPQTHHVIPVVQSFRALPRNTDSELLDLLEKEIKSRQIYWQCRIKKEEGLLKELSSLFLHVLDAAKEGKAQKIKYRGEVKDIEEMCHFLEGSSLQEAERRASKYFSSQLGTALPLLFKADRDEKEQEIQVLLEIRKALEKLMQFAKKIQEEEKRIHVQMAQREKQRGCTSSMETVTNVMFRQVTLALASEFQECMLKEQANVETAYTKLEFLRDLSDAFLWVTTLF, encoded by the exons ATGGCCTTCTTCTTCATTTTGACCATTTTTTTGAGCTTTGCTTGTGATGATGGGGAGCTGCAACTTCCACACCATGAGGACTGTCAAAGTGGAgttcactgcagaagaaaacagaatctgaCAAACTGTCCAGCAG GCTTTTTCTGCCCTGAAGGAAGCACCACGCCAGTTCCATGTCCCCGAGGCACTTTCCGTTCTGaaggagcagcactgacacCACACAGCTGCTTGGCTTGCCCAGTGGATTTCTTTAACCCCATGCCTGGCCAAAAAGCGTGCCTCCCATGCGgctcagaggcagcacagcccacagaaGGACAAGAAACATGCATCTGTCTTGGGAAAGGCCAGGTGTTTCAG gcTCGTGATGCTCACTGCACGTGCCCTCCGGGTTATCGGAGCTCTCTGGATGGCATAAGGCATTGTGTCAGAAGAGCATATGATATTTGTCGAGATTCAGCCTCCCGAAATCAGGAAGGACGGTGTCTAACCAAGAAGGAATGGGCTCACTATTGCTCGGAAAAG GTTTGTACTATTCCCAGGGATTATCAAGGCTATGACAAGGTTCTTGGCCTCTGCATCTGTCAAACTGACCGTCTGGAGAACATCTGTGATTCTCAGTGTAGAAGGCAACAAAGAGATATCCTGCAAATCATCTGTGCAGAGGAAAATCCTCAGCTTTTTATCACTTATAGAAATGGAAGCAAG ACTGCTGTTCTCTTAGAAGAATTAAGAACAGTTCTACTAGGATCatatttccctttaaaagaTGTCTGCTCTTCAGAACAAAGCAAATACTCCCATCCAGCATATATCGTGAAAGCAAGTG GGAGAGGATTTTTAGGAGTGTATAATCCTGACCCACAGCTATTTCACAACTTCATCATGCTGAACAAGGCTTTGTCACTTCACAAAAACAGgtcttcctccccagcagctccag TTAATTCTGACCATGAAGAACCCAGATCTTCCCTGGTACAAAGCCTGAGACCTTCAACCTCCACATCAAAAAGCATATTTAGTGGCATCTTAAATCCTACCACATGCATTAATGCTAACGTTACCATTGTGTTCATTGTCTCCAAGGAGCATTACCCAGTTTATGATGT GAACAACTTGTACAACACAAATGCCGAATTTGACTGGGGGGACTTTCGAAGACTTGCAGAGGAAATAAGAGATGTTTCCCAaaccttcctcttcttccttttccagttcCAGCACCCTGGTACCTACGTGTTACAGCTGAGCAGCAATCAGCACAAAAAAATG TACATTAGGGTCATGCCACTTGGAGGACAGTGTTATGAAGAGGGGCCGTTCTTCCCCACAACTCCCAGATATGCTGTGCAGGTGGGCATTGCAAGAAAACAAGACCTCCTACTGAAACCTGACTGGACAGCCATTATTGGAGTAATCACAGGACTTCTCACATTGCTTGTTACCTGTGTGGTGTTGACA CTTCTTTGTCAGGGACTTAGTTGGTCACAGAAgggcactgcctgccctccaTTTCGAAGgcagcagctgaaacacagcCTGGACAGATATTCCTCCAATATACCAACGGTATTTTCCATCAAAAAATATCATCCCTGGCTGCAGAACAAAGGTAGCACGGATGCTGACTCTTGCAGCACTGGTGGAACAG CCTGCTCCCTGAAAAAGGGTGGTGTTTGGGAACCTGAAGAACAGATAGACCTTGAGTCGTTTAACACCAGTGTTTTCTTTGAACTTTTGCTGAGGCAGTCACGGTCAGTCACAGCCAAACTGGGCCACTTCAAAGAAGAG gTGAAAACTGTATATCGCAAGCTTACGAGTGAAATATCtgcactgaaaaacatttgGATCATGGCACTAAATATCCCAGAAGAGATGGAGTCTTACGAGAGCACAATGACAGAGAGTTACTTAAAAGCCAAACAGCAG GCAGAAGAAGAGATGCAGCACAGGAAGCAGTTGGCTGCAGAATATGAAGAAGGTGTGAACAAACAGATGCAGTTATTGCAGCATGATCTGAAATGCCAGGAAGAGCATTATGTCACGTTCAATTCCACCCTGCGAGAGGCAGTGAGGTTGGCAGAGATGCTGACAGATAAGATGGCTTGTAAAAGAAGCCCAACCACTTGGTCCCAGCCAGACTGTAAAAG CCTGTTAGCCCAGATAGATGCTGCAAGCAACAGGATGTCGAGCTTAATAATAACAGAGAGCCACCGCCTCAAAGCATGGGGAGTGCTGGGCGAAGGAACAGGAGCTCACCTTCTTAACAAAGCTAAAACCAAGATCCTTACCAAACAGGAGCTTGTGG ACCCAAATGGCAGTGCCAGAGCACCTGATGTTGTCTCAGTGGATCCTGTCACTGGGCTGTTAACTCCCAGCCCACACTGTgccatgctgctgagcagccagagCTCTGGTCCAGTACCCAGCAACCATTTCCTACATCCGGGCACTGGGAAGGTGCTTCACGTAGCTGGCAATGTCGGTTATGATCCCATCAGATCTGGACTGGTCTGTACTGTTGATTCTGCTTCAG GTGAGCGTCAGAAGCCTGAAATACCCATATTTCCCTACATTCCTTACCCAGTCTGTCCTGACACTGGTCTACCTGTGAAGACAAAACTTCCAGTCCTGTGtcctgaaaaaatatttggtcTTGGAGGACTCATGGCAGATCCAGTGACAGACATAGAAGTACCAGTGCTTGGGGTTACGATCCATCCTCACACTGGACAAAAGCTGGCTGTTGGTGGGACATACCTCAACCCCATCACTGGCACATTGACACCGCTGGAGATCGGGGGTCCTATGACAGAGCCAGAGGGAGGCAAGATTGTTCCAATCCTCGGGGTCGGTTTGGATGGTAACACTG GAGAAGTTATACCTCTAGGTGGGCTGACGGATCCTTCTGGAAACCTAATGCTTCTTGGAGATTCATTCATTGAGCCTCTGAGTGGGAAAATTGCCCGAGTCCAGGGAGCTCACTTGCAGCAAGACAAGGTGCTGCCCCACAGTGGCAGTTAccaagcagtgctggaagctgAGTGGCTGCTATCCCAAAGTCGTGTGGTGGATGCTCTAAAGAAGCTTAAGGCATCAGTTTTGGAAGATACCTGTCTAGCAGCAGACAGATTGGCAGTGCTAAAGGCTTCAGtagaagatatgaagaagtctTTCACTGCTAGATTTTACCATGCGATGCACTGCTTGCAAAGCctcaagaaaaaacaagaaatagcTTCAAATGTCAAGAGTAATGGTGGGAATCTGG GCATGATCAAATATCCCGGCACAGAGATGTGGATCCCTGCAGTGTTTGGAATGAAAATCCCAGATCCTGGTGGGTCCAGTTTGATGGTGCCAATTCTGGGAATAGACTTTGACTGGAATAGCAGGCAGCCTTCCCCCCTCGCGGGGACCATGGaagatggaaatggaaaag GCCTCGTCCCTATTGCTATTGGTGCCAGAACCATAAGTCCAATTACAGGTGAAATTGGGCCTGTTATTGGTGCTCAAACCCACCCCCAGACACACCACGTAATTCCTGTTGTTCAGTCCTTCAGAGCTTTACCAAGAAACACGGATTCAGAGCTG ctggacctcctagagaaggaaataaaatcaaggCAAATATACTGGCAGTGcagaataaaaaaggaagaagggcTCCTTAAGGAACTGAGTTCTCTATTTCTTCATGTCCTCGATGCTGCAAAAGAGGGAAAGGCACAGAAG ATAAAATACAGGGGGGAAGTGAAAGACATTGAGGAAATGTGTCATTTTCTTGAAGGGTCCTCTCTGCAAGAAGCTGAGAGAAGAGCTTCAAAGTATTTCAGCAGCCAGCTGGGCACTGCATTACCCTTACTATTCAAAG CTgacagagatgaaaaagaacaggaaatacAGGTTCTGCTGGAGATCAGAAAGGCACTGGAAAAGCTGATGCAGTTCGCTAAGAAGatacaagaagaagaaaagagaatacATGTGCAGATGGCacagagagagaagcaaaggGGATGCACGTCAAGTATGGAAACAGTCACCAATGTGATGTTCAGACAG GTTACACTCGCTTTAGCCTCTGAATTTCAGGAATGCATGCTGAAGGAACAAGCTAACGTGGAGACTGCATACACCAAGCTGGAATTTTTGAGGGACTTGTCAG atgcttttctgtgGGTCACAACACTGTTTTGA
- the LOC101748511 gene encoding uncharacterized protein LOC101748511 isoform X3: MPGQKACLPCGSEAAQPTEGQETCICLGKGQVFQARDAHCTCPPGYRSSLDGIRHCVRRAYDICRDSASRNQEGRCLTKKEWAHYCSEKVCTIPRDYQGYDKVLGLCICQTDRLENICDSQCRRQQRDILQIICAEENPQLFITYRNGSKTAVLLEELRTVLLGSYFPLKDVCSSEQSKYSHPAYIVKASGRGFLGVYNPDPQLFHNFIMLNKALSLHKNRSSSPAAPVNSDHEEPRSSLVQSLRPSTSTSKSIFSGILNPTTCINANVTIVFIVSKEHYPVYDVNNLYNTNAEFDWGDFRRLAEEIRDVSQTFLFFLFQFQHPGTYVLQLSSNQHKKMYIRVMPLGGQCYEEGPFFPTTPRYAVQVGIARKQDLLLKPDWTAIIGVITGLLTLLVTCVVLTLLCQGLSWSQKGTACPPFRRQQLKHSLDRYSSNIPTVFSIKKYHPWLQNKGSTDADSCSTGGTACSLKKGGVWEPEEQIDLESFNTSVFFELLLRQSRSVTAKLGHFKEEVKTVYRKLTSEISALKNIWIMALNIPEEMESYESTMTESYLKAKQQAEEEMQHRKQLAAEYEEGVNKQMQLLQHDLKCQEEHYVTFNSTLREAVRLAEMLTDKMACKRSPTTWSQPDCKSLLAQIDAASNRMSSLIITESHRLKAWGVLGEGTGAHLLNKAKTKILTKQELVDPNGSARAPDVVSVDPVTGLLTPSPHCAMLLSSQSSGPVPSNHFLHPGTGKVLHVAGNVGYDPIRSGLVCTVDSASGERQKPEIPIFPYIPYPVCPDTGLPVKTKLPVLCPEKIFGLGGLMADPVTDIEVPVLGVTIHPHTGQKLAVGGTYLNPITGTLTPLEIGGPMTEPEGGKIVPILGVGLDGNTGEVIPLGGLTDPSGNLMLLGDSFIEPLSGKIARVQGAHLQQDKVLPHSGSYQAVLEAEWLLSQSRVVDALKKLKASVLEDTCLAADRLAVLKASVEDMKKSFTARFYHAMHCLQSLKKKQEIASNVKSNGGNLGMIKYPGTEMWIPAVFGMKIPDPGGSSLMVPILGIDFDWNSRQPSPLAGTMEDGNGKGLVPIAIGARTISPITGEIGPVIGAQTHPQTHHVIPVVQSFRALPRNTDSELLDLLEKEIKSRQIYWQCRIKKEEGLLKELSSLFLHVLDAAKEGKAQKIKYRGEVKDIEEMCHFLEGSSLQEAERRASKYFSSQLGTALPLLFKADRDEKEQEIQVLLEIRKALEKLMQFAKKIQEEEKRIHVQMAQREKQRGCTSSMETVTNVMFRQVTLALASEFQECMLKEQANVETAYTKLEFLRDLSGIQTQQAKMLFCGSQHCFENYETARYYGSSAISHSTCKAIHHSVIPLLKSMVQMLEEDSRSYITSETPETASSSQSKQDAFSSQGGELIAVDSAALSTREFVIYQYGISFLQFLRLHIDAPEVNLCVASSIPLCNATGNAFRNSFFYETSKNRLFILRDCLDSAGSFLLLLVHCFAHIAAADFSQDTNPTFLRLFYQALRTCLGEMFSLRLQLSAVLQGNKSSGITQMLLKEEPFSKEEINLISQLFEVKVKNLTEIEAFEKIIRKTESWSG, translated from the exons ATGCCTGGCCAAAAAGCGTGCCTCCCATGCGgctcagaggcagcacagcccacagaaGGACAAGAAACATGCATCTGTCTTGGGAAAGGCCAGGTGTTTCAG gcTCGTGATGCTCACTGCACGTGCCCTCCGGGTTATCGGAGCTCTCTGGATGGCATAAGGCATTGTGTCAGAAGAGCATATGATATTTGTCGAGATTCAGCCTCCCGAAATCAGGAAGGACGGTGTCTAACCAAGAAGGAATGGGCTCACTATTGCTCGGAAAAG GTTTGTACTATTCCCAGGGATTATCAAGGCTATGACAAGGTTCTTGGCCTCTGCATCTGTCAAACTGACCGTCTGGAGAACATCTGTGATTCTCAGTGTAGAAGGCAACAAAGAGATATCCTGCAAATCATCTGTGCAGAGGAAAATCCTCAGCTTTTTATCACTTATAGAAATGGAAGCAAG ACTGCTGTTCTCTTAGAAGAATTAAGAACAGTTCTACTAGGATCatatttccctttaaaagaTGTCTGCTCTTCAGAACAAAGCAAATACTCCCATCCAGCATATATCGTGAAAGCAAGTG GGAGAGGATTTTTAGGAGTGTATAATCCTGACCCACAGCTATTTCACAACTTCATCATGCTGAACAAGGCTTTGTCACTTCACAAAAACAGgtcttcctccccagcagctccag TTAATTCTGACCATGAAGAACCCAGATCTTCCCTGGTACAAAGCCTGAGACCTTCAACCTCCACATCAAAAAGCATATTTAGTGGCATCTTAAATCCTACCACATGCATTAATGCTAACGTTACCATTGTGTTCATTGTCTCCAAGGAGCATTACCCAGTTTATGATGT GAACAACTTGTACAACACAAATGCCGAATTTGACTGGGGGGACTTTCGAAGACTTGCAGAGGAAATAAGAGATGTTTCCCAaaccttcctcttcttccttttccagttcCAGCACCCTGGTACCTACGTGTTACAGCTGAGCAGCAATCAGCACAAAAAAATG TACATTAGGGTCATGCCACTTGGAGGACAGTGTTATGAAGAGGGGCCGTTCTTCCCCACAACTCCCAGATATGCTGTGCAGGTGGGCATTGCAAGAAAACAAGACCTCCTACTGAAACCTGACTGGACAGCCATTATTGGAGTAATCACAGGACTTCTCACATTGCTTGTTACCTGTGTGGTGTTGACA CTTCTTTGTCAGGGACTTAGTTGGTCACAGAAgggcactgcctgccctccaTTTCGAAGgcagcagctgaaacacagcCTGGACAGATATTCCTCCAATATACCAACGGTATTTTCCATCAAAAAATATCATCCCTGGCTGCAGAACAAAGGTAGCACGGATGCTGACTCTTGCAGCACTGGTGGAACAG CCTGCTCCCTGAAAAAGGGTGGTGTTTGGGAACCTGAAGAACAGATAGACCTTGAGTCGTTTAACACCAGTGTTTTCTTTGAACTTTTGCTGAGGCAGTCACGGTCAGTCACAGCCAAACTGGGCCACTTCAAAGAAGAG gTGAAAACTGTATATCGCAAGCTTACGAGTGAAATATCtgcactgaaaaacatttgGATCATGGCACTAAATATCCCAGAAGAGATGGAGTCTTACGAGAGCACAATGACAGAGAGTTACTTAAAAGCCAAACAGCAG GCAGAAGAAGAGATGCAGCACAGGAAGCAGTTGGCTGCAGAATATGAAGAAGGTGTGAACAAACAGATGCAGTTATTGCAGCATGATCTGAAATGCCAGGAAGAGCATTATGTCACGTTCAATTCCACCCTGCGAGAGGCAGTGAGGTTGGCAGAGATGCTGACAGATAAGATGGCTTGTAAAAGAAGCCCAACCACTTGGTCCCAGCCAGACTGTAAAAG CCTGTTAGCCCAGATAGATGCTGCAAGCAACAGGATGTCGAGCTTAATAATAACAGAGAGCCACCGCCTCAAAGCATGGGGAGTGCTGGGCGAAGGAACAGGAGCTCACCTTCTTAACAAAGCTAAAACCAAGATCCTTACCAAACAGGAGCTTGTGG ACCCAAATGGCAGTGCCAGAGCACCTGATGTTGTCTCAGTGGATCCTGTCACTGGGCTGTTAACTCCCAGCCCACACTGTgccatgctgctgagcagccagagCTCTGGTCCAGTACCCAGCAACCATTTCCTACATCCGGGCACTGGGAAGGTGCTTCACGTAGCTGGCAATGTCGGTTATGATCCCATCAGATCTGGACTGGTCTGTACTGTTGATTCTGCTTCAG GTGAGCGTCAGAAGCCTGAAATACCCATATTTCCCTACATTCCTTACCCAGTCTGTCCTGACACTGGTCTACCTGTGAAGACAAAACTTCCAGTCCTGTGtcctgaaaaaatatttggtcTTGGAGGACTCATGGCAGATCCAGTGACAGACATAGAAGTACCAGTGCTTGGGGTTACGATCCATCCTCACACTGGACAAAAGCTGGCTGTTGGTGGGACATACCTCAACCCCATCACTGGCACATTGACACCGCTGGAGATCGGGGGTCCTATGACAGAGCCAGAGGGAGGCAAGATTGTTCCAATCCTCGGGGTCGGTTTGGATGGTAACACTG GAGAAGTTATACCTCTAGGTGGGCTGACGGATCCTTCTGGAAACCTAATGCTTCTTGGAGATTCATTCATTGAGCCTCTGAGTGGGAAAATTGCCCGAGTCCAGGGAGCTCACTTGCAGCAAGACAAGGTGCTGCCCCACAGTGGCAGTTAccaagcagtgctggaagctgAGTGGCTGCTATCCCAAAGTCGTGTGGTGGATGCTCTAAAGAAGCTTAAGGCATCAGTTTTGGAAGATACCTGTCTAGCAGCAGACAGATTGGCAGTGCTAAAGGCTTCAGtagaagatatgaagaagtctTTCACTGCTAGATTTTACCATGCGATGCACTGCTTGCAAAGCctcaagaaaaaacaagaaatagcTTCAAATGTCAAGAGTAATGGTGGGAATCTGG GCATGATCAAATATCCCGGCACAGAGATGTGGATCCCTGCAGTGTTTGGAATGAAAATCCCAGATCCTGGTGGGTCCAGTTTGATGGTGCCAATTCTGGGAATAGACTTTGACTGGAATAGCAGGCAGCCTTCCCCCCTCGCGGGGACCATGGaagatggaaatggaaaag GCCTCGTCCCTATTGCTATTGGTGCCAGAACCATAAGTCCAATTACAGGTGAAATTGGGCCTGTTATTGGTGCTCAAACCCACCCCCAGACACACCACGTAATTCCTGTTGTTCAGTCCTTCAGAGCTTTACCAAGAAACACGGATTCAGAGCTG ctggacctcctagagaaggaaataaaatcaaggCAAATATACTGGCAGTGcagaataaaaaaggaagaagggcTCCTTAAGGAACTGAGTTCTCTATTTCTTCATGTCCTCGATGCTGCAAAAGAGGGAAAGGCACAGAAG ATAAAATACAGGGGGGAAGTGAAAGACATTGAGGAAATGTGTCATTTTCTTGAAGGGTCCTCTCTGCAAGAAGCTGAGAGAAGAGCTTCAAAGTATTTCAGCAGCCAGCTGGGCACTGCATTACCCTTACTATTCAAAG CTgacagagatgaaaaagaacaggaaatacAGGTTCTGCTGGAGATCAGAAAGGCACTGGAAAAGCTGATGCAGTTCGCTAAGAAGatacaagaagaagaaaagagaatacATGTGCAGATGGCacagagagagaagcaaaggGGATGCACGTCAAGTATGGAAACAGTCACCAATGTGATGTTCAGACAG GTTACACTCGCTTTAGCCTCTGAATTTCAGGAATGCATGCTGAAGGAACAAGCTAACGTGGAGACTGCATACACCAAGCTGGAATTTTTGAGGGACTTGTCAGGTATCCAAACCCAGCAGGCAAAG atgcttttctgtgGGTCACAACACTGTTTTGAAAACTATGAGACAGCCAGATACTATGGCAGTAGTGCGATCTCACACAGTACGTGCAAGGCCATCCATCACAGTGTGATCCCACTGCTCAAGTCTATGGTTCAGATGCTGGAGGAAGATAGCAGAAGTTATATAACATCTGAGACACCTG AAACAGCAAGTTCTTCTCAGAGTAAACAAGATGCCTTCTCCAGTCAAGGAGGAGAACTAATAGCAGTGGATTCTGCAGCCCTATCCACAAGGGAGTTTGTCATATATCAGTATGGCATCTCTTTCCTGCAGTTTCTCAGACTTCACATTGAT GCTCCAGAAGTTAACCTGTGTGTTGCCTCCAGTATACCCCTCTGTAATGCCACAGGCAATGCCTTCAGGAACTCTTTCTTTTACGAG